Proteins encoded by one window of Nicotiana tabacum cultivar K326 chromosome 10, ASM71507v2, whole genome shotgun sequence:
- the LOC142165042 gene encoding putative mitochondrial protein AtMg00820, producing the protein MAEEYNALIVNRTWDLVPAPPTANVIGCRYVYRIKQKSDGSLEPFKDRLVAQGYKQHQGLDYDQTFSPVVKPVTIRPILALAASKQWHVHQLDVKNTFLHGNLN; encoded by the coding sequence ATGGCCGAAGAATACAATGCTCTTATAGTCAACCGCACTTGGGATCTTGTGCCTGCACCACCTACTGCTAATGTTATCGGTTGTCGTTATGTTTATCGTATTAAACAAAAATCTGATGGCTCTCTAGAGCCTTTTAAGGATCGTCTTGTGGCCCAAGGCTACAAACAACACCAAGGACTAGATTATGATCAAACATTTAGTCCTGTGGTGAAACCAGTAACCATTCGTCCTATTCTCGCCCTTGCTGCATCTAAGCAATGGCATGTTCATCAATTAGACGTTAAGAACACATTCTTGCATGGTAATCTTAACTAA